A genomic stretch from Achromobacter spanius includes:
- the ilvN gene encoding acetolactate synthase small subunit, protein MKHVISVLLENEPGALSRVVGLFSARGYNIETLTVAPTEDATLSRMTIVTTGSDDVIEQITKHLNRLVDVVKVVDLTEGAHIERELMLVKVRAVGKEREEMKRMADIFRGRIIDVTDKSYTIELTGVQEKVQAFLEALDRSAILETVRTGVSGIGRGERILKI, encoded by the coding sequence ATGAAGCACGTGATTTCCGTCCTCCTCGAAAACGAACCCGGCGCGCTGTCGCGCGTGGTGGGGCTGTTTTCCGCGCGGGGCTACAACATTGAAACCCTGACCGTGGCGCCCACCGAGGACGCCACGCTGTCGCGCATGACCATCGTGACCACCGGCTCGGATGATGTGATCGAACAGATCACCAAGCACCTGAACCGCCTGGTGGATGTCGTTAAAGTGGTGGACCTGACCGAAGGCGCCCACATCGAGCGCGAGCTGATGCTGGTGAAGGTGCGCGCCGTTGGCAAGGAACGCGAAGAGATGAAGCGCATGGCGGATATTTTCCGTGGCCGCATCATCGACGTGACCGACAAGTCCTACACCATCGAATTGACCGGGGTGCAGGAAAAAGTACAGGCCTTCCTGGAGGCCCTGGACCGCAGTGCCATCCTTGAAACCGTACGCACCGGCGTGTCCGGCATCGGACGCGGTGAACGGATTTTGAAGATTTGA
- the ilvC gene encoding ketol-acid reductoisomerase, with product MKVFYDKDCDLSLIKGKTVAIIGYGSQGHAHAQNLHESGVKVIVGLRKDGASWNKAANAGLEVKEVADAVKAADIVMMLLPDENIASVYNKEVHGNIKAGAALAFAHGFNVHYGQVVPREDIDVIMIAPKAPGHTVRNTYKQGGGVPHLVAVYQDKSGAARDVALSYASANGGGRAGIIETNFREETETDLFGEQAVLCGGTVELIKAGFDTLVEAGYAPEMAYFECLHELKLIVDLIYEGGIANMNYSISNNAEFGEYETGPKIVTDETRKAMRQCLTDIQTGEYAKKFILENTAGAPTLTSRRRINAESQIEQVGGKLRAMMPWIAANKLVDKSKN from the coding sequence ATGAAAGTTTTCTACGACAAAGACTGCGATCTGTCCCTCATCAAAGGCAAGACCGTTGCCATCATCGGCTACGGTTCGCAAGGCCATGCGCACGCGCAGAACCTGCATGAATCGGGCGTGAAGGTCATCGTCGGCCTGCGCAAGGACGGCGCTTCGTGGAACAAGGCCGCCAACGCTGGCCTGGAAGTCAAGGAAGTGGCTGATGCCGTGAAGGCCGCCGACATCGTCATGATGTTGCTGCCCGACGAGAACATCGCCTCGGTCTACAACAAGGAAGTGCACGGCAACATCAAGGCCGGCGCCGCCCTGGCTTTCGCCCACGGCTTCAACGTCCACTACGGTCAGGTCGTGCCGCGTGAAGACATCGACGTCATCATGATCGCCCCGAAGGCCCCCGGCCACACGGTGCGCAACACGTACAAGCAAGGTGGCGGCGTGCCCCACTTGGTGGCCGTGTACCAGGACAAGTCGGGCGCCGCGCGTGACGTGGCCCTGTCGTACGCCAGCGCCAACGGCGGCGGCCGTGCCGGCATCATCGAAACCAACTTCCGCGAAGAAACCGAAACCGACCTGTTCGGCGAACAAGCCGTGCTGTGCGGCGGTACCGTCGAACTGATCAAGGCCGGTTTCGACACCCTGGTGGAAGCCGGCTACGCGCCCGAAATGGCGTACTTCGAATGCCTGCACGAACTGAAGCTGATCGTCGACCTGATCTATGAAGGCGGCATCGCCAACATGAACTACTCGATTTCGAACAACGCCGAATTCGGCGAGTACGAAACGGGCCCGAAGATCGTCACCGACGAAACCCGCAAGGCCATGCGCCAGTGCCTGACGGACATCCAGACCGGCGAATACGCCAAGAAGTTCATCCTGGAAAACACCGCCGGTGCCCCGACGCTGACCTCGCGTCGCCGCATCAACGCGGAATCTCAGATCGAGCAAGTGGGCGGCAAGCTGCGCGCCATGATGCCCTGGATCGCCGCCAACAAGCTGGTGGACAAGTCCAAGAACTGA
- the pssA gene encoding CDP-diacylglycerol--serine O-phosphatidyltransferase: MPNFSMRDSENRHRSIYLLPNAFTTAALFAGFYAVVQAMNDRFEVAAIAIFVAMVLDGMDGRVARLTNTQSAFGEQYDSLSDMTSFGVAPALVMYEWILNDLGRWGWLAAFVYVAGAALRLARFNTNIAVVDKRYFQGLPSPAAAALVAGFVWLAVDNKLPIHDSLMAWVAFTLTMYAGITMVSNAPFFSGKSFALGRSVPFWGILLVVAVFVFVSSDPPVVLFGLFVLYGLSGWVMWGWRWNKARRLTQERRSHSS, translated from the coding sequence ATGCCCAATTTTTCCATGCGCGATTCCGAGAACCGCCACCGAAGTATCTACTTGCTGCCCAACGCATTCACCACCGCTGCGCTGTTTGCGGGGTTCTATGCCGTTGTGCAGGCAATGAATGATCGCTTCGAAGTTGCCGCCATCGCCATTTTCGTGGCCATGGTGCTGGACGGCATGGATGGCCGGGTGGCTCGCCTGACCAACACGCAATCGGCATTTGGTGAGCAATATGACTCTTTGTCCGACATGACGTCTTTTGGCGTGGCGCCCGCGCTGGTCATGTACGAATGGATTCTGAATGACCTGGGCCGTTGGGGCTGGCTGGCCGCCTTTGTCTATGTGGCCGGTGCAGCGCTGCGCCTGGCGCGGTTCAACACCAACATCGCCGTCGTCGACAAACGTTATTTCCAGGGCTTGCCCAGCCCGGCCGCTGCCGCGCTGGTGGCGGGTTTTGTGTGGCTGGCGGTGGACAACAAGCTGCCCATTCACGACAGCCTGATGGCTTGGGTGGCGTTCACGCTGACCATGTACGCTGGCATCACCATGGTGTCCAACGCCCCGTTCTTCAGTGGCAAGAGTTTTGCGCTGGGCCGTAGCGTGCCGTTCTGGGGCATCCTGCTGGTGGTGGCGGTATTCGTGTTCGTGTCCAGCGACCCCCCGGTCGTGCTGTTCGGGCTGTTCGTGCTGTATGGCTTGTCGGGTTGGGTCATGTGGGGCTGGCGCTGGAACAAGGCGCGCCGCCTGACGCAAGAGCGCCGCAGCCATTCGTCCTGA
- a CDS encoding FUSC family protein gives MDLRIASIRRFLYSHYFFGGVRQGVGMLLPVLVLGGLFGNYTTGLVATFGAQCLAIIDQPGGPQRHRTNEMLGGAALGTITVIITGLASTNPILIWLVVIAQCFVYSMFTVFGKRGGLIGFAGLLLMTLTMHSPLQPHEVFAHAVATLGGALFYVVFSLGFSRLFWLREEQQAMSVALFATADYVAARAAFYDETADLDEAYRTLIQRQSVMTEKHQAARDMVLRALPRGKGVGDRQRVMIWNMFVDMLQLLDTLVATHTDYAALRRTLAGNDCLMFMRDALVKMSLELNRIALDVSRGRQVQYRSSAKAELRAIEYEIEQLKQQGLGEREPEMLALIIQVLRRLRNSARIVDRLADHTAASPDAKPTDVLRINKSLTRFISRQEFRFGLLTSNLRLDSPHFRYALRVTAAAAIAMTLASRWLSPEFSAHNYWIMLTIVIIMKPGFALTRQRNGWRLGGTLIGCICALLLFNLTDRPEILFAVLLGACIMGNSLVQLNYMASAIFNTLFVVLVFHFVSPGTVSMSVIGERAIDTLLGCALALICSYILPWWEARYLKPLAAAATRANREYLLAGLRYVEAMQTHAGPATNAGANAGTTAGTNTATTTAANAATNATAAADTPAVIDADLAWRLARKNVHIAFSNFAEAFYRMMSEPKSHQLSVPELNNLLIQNHVLASQITAAIPILAALPKTPEAVQLALNGMVDLLDEKRPQIATPLPTQFDTAGEQAALAYPLKQMLKAAHMIRQELQALADPTHSPPVAAAA, from the coding sequence ATGGATTTGCGCATTGCCAGCATTCGCCGTTTCCTCTACAGCCACTACTTCTTCGGAGGGGTGCGCCAGGGGGTTGGCATGCTGTTGCCCGTGCTGGTGCTGGGCGGGCTGTTCGGCAACTACACCACCGGGCTGGTTGCGACCTTCGGCGCGCAGTGCCTGGCCATCATCGACCAACCGGGCGGGCCGCAGCGCCATCGCACCAATGAAATGCTGGGCGGGGCCGCGCTGGGCACCATTACCGTCATCATCACGGGGCTCGCTTCCACCAATCCCATCCTGATCTGGCTGGTGGTGATTGCACAATGCTTCGTCTATTCGATGTTCACGGTGTTCGGCAAGCGCGGCGGGCTGATCGGCTTTGCCGGCCTGCTGCTGATGACCTTGACGATGCATTCGCCGCTACAGCCACACGAAGTGTTCGCGCACGCCGTCGCCACCTTGGGCGGGGCGCTTTTCTATGTGGTGTTCAGCCTGGGATTTTCGCGCCTGTTCTGGCTGCGCGAGGAACAGCAGGCCATGTCTGTGGCGCTGTTCGCCACGGCCGACTACGTGGCCGCCCGCGCCGCCTTCTACGACGAGACGGCCGACCTGGACGAGGCCTATCGCACCCTGATCCAGCGCCAGTCCGTCATGACGGAAAAACACCAGGCGGCGCGCGACATGGTGCTGCGCGCCCTGCCGCGCGGCAAGGGCGTGGGCGACCGCCAGCGCGTGATGATCTGGAACATGTTCGTCGACATGCTGCAACTGCTGGACACGCTGGTCGCCACCCACACCGACTACGCCGCGCTGCGTCGCACGCTGGCGGGCAATGACTGCCTGATGTTCATGCGCGACGCGCTGGTGAAGATGTCGCTGGAACTCAACCGCATTGCGCTGGACGTGTCGCGCGGCCGCCAGGTGCAGTACCGCAGCAGCGCCAAGGCGGAACTGCGCGCCATCGAATACGAAATCGAACAGCTCAAGCAGCAAGGCCTGGGCGAGCGCGAACCCGAGATGCTGGCGCTGATCATCCAGGTACTGCGCCGCCTGCGCAATTCGGCCCGCATCGTCGACCGCCTGGCCGACCACACGGCGGCATCGCCGGACGCCAAGCCCACCGACGTGCTGCGCATCAACAAATCGTTGACGCGCTTCATCTCGCGCCAGGAATTCCGCTTTGGGCTGTTGACCAGCAACCTGCGGCTGGATTCGCCGCATTTCCGTTACGCGCTGCGGGTGACAGCGGCCGCCGCCATCGCCATGACACTGGCCAGCCGCTGGCTGTCGCCGGAGTTTTCCGCGCACAACTACTGGATCATGCTGACCATCGTCATCATCATGAAGCCCGGCTTCGCGCTGACGCGGCAGCGCAATGGCTGGCGGCTGGGCGGCACCTTGATCGGCTGCATTTGCGCGCTGCTGCTGTTCAATCTGACCGACCGCCCCGAGATCCTGTTCGCCGTGCTGCTGGGCGCCTGCATCATGGGCAACAGCCTGGTGCAACTGAACTACATGGCCAGCGCCATCTTCAACACGCTCTTCGTGGTGCTGGTGTTCCACTTCGTGTCGCCGGGCACCGTGTCGATGTCGGTGATTGGCGAACGCGCCATCGACACGCTGCTGGGCTGCGCGCTGGCGCTGATCTGCAGCTACATCCTGCCGTGGTGGGAAGCACGCTATCTGAAACCTCTGGCCGCCGCCGCCACCCGCGCCAACCGGGAATACTTGCTGGCCGGGCTGCGCTACGTTGAAGCCATGCAAACGCACGCGGGGCCCGCCACGAATGCGGGCGCAAATGCGGGTACGACTGCGGGTACGAATACCGCCACGACCACAGCCGCGAACGCCGCAACAAACGCCACCGCCGCCGCGGACACCCCCGCCGTCATCGATGCCGACCTGGCCTGGCGCCTGGCTCGCAAGAACGTGCACATTGCATTCAGCAATTTCGCCGAAGCGTTCTACCGCATGATGAGCGAACCCAAATCGCACCAGCTCAGCGTGCCGGAATTAAACAACCTGCTGATCCAGAACCATGTGCTGGCGTCGCAGATCACGGCGGCAATACCCATTCTGGCGGCGCTACCCAAGACGCCTGAAGCGGTGCAGTTGGCGCTGAACGGCATGGTCGACCTGCTGGACGAAAAGCGCCCCCAAATCGCCACGCCCCTGCCCACGCAGTTCGACACGGCCGGCGAACAGGCGGCGTTGGCGTATCCGCTGAAGCAGATGCTGAAAGCAGCGCACATGATCCGCCAGGAACTGCAAGCGCTGGCCGACCCCACGCATAGCCCGCCCGTAGCGGCGGCAGCGTGA
- the rpsO gene encoding 30S ribosomal protein S15: MSVADIKKSDIVAQFQRAQGDTGSPEVQVALLTARINELTGHFKEHMKDHHSRRGLLRMVSRRRKLLDYLKGRNPDSYRALIEKLGLRK, encoded by the coding sequence ATGTCTGTAGCTGACATCAAGAAATCCGATATCGTTGCGCAATTCCAACGCGCTCAAGGCGATACCGGCTCCCCCGAAGTTCAGGTGGCTCTGCTCACCGCCCGTATCAACGAACTGACTGGTCACTTCAAAGAACACATGAAGGACCATCACTCGCGCCGCGGTCTGCTGCGTATGGTCAGCCGTCGCCGCAAGCTGCTCGACTATCTCAAGGGCCGCAATCCCGATTCGTACCGCGCTCTGATCGAAAAACTCGGTCTGCGCAAGTGA
- the yaaA gene encoding peroxide stress protein YaaA, translating into MLFLLSPAKKLDYDSPLHIETHTQPLFVDQAAGLIKVLKTKSAEDIADLMSLSPALSELNAQRYAHWKRSFTQANSRQAVLAFNGDVYEGLDASSLSAKQLDWAQEHVAILSGLYGVLRPLDLMQPYRLEMGTRLETSKGKNLYEYWGSTIADYLNERQAGKKSPVIVNLASEEYFKSVDLKTLKARVVQCVFQDWKNGAWKIISFHAKRARGLMARYAIQHKVAKPEGLQGFDLEGYAYDASVSTEDKLVFRRKVG; encoded by the coding sequence ACTACGACTCGCCCCTGCATATCGAGACGCACACCCAGCCGCTGTTCGTGGACCAGGCCGCCGGCCTGATCAAGGTGCTGAAGACCAAGTCGGCGGAAGATATTGCTGACTTGATGAGCCTGAGTCCGGCGCTGTCGGAACTGAATGCGCAGCGTTACGCGCATTGGAAGCGCAGCTTCACCCAGGCGAATTCGCGTCAGGCCGTGTTGGCGTTCAACGGCGATGTGTACGAAGGGCTGGATGCGTCCAGCCTGTCGGCCAAGCAGCTGGATTGGGCGCAAGAGCACGTGGCCATCCTCAGTGGCTTGTACGGCGTGCTGCGCCCGTTGGACCTGATGCAGCCGTATCGCCTGGAAATGGGTACGCGGCTGGAGACGTCCAAGGGCAAGAACCTGTATGAGTATTGGGGGTCGACGATCGCCGATTATCTGAATGAGCGTCAGGCGGGCAAGAAGTCGCCGGTGATTGTCAACTTGGCGTCCGAGGAATACTTCAAGTCGGTCGACTTGAAAACGCTGAAGGCGCGCGTGGTGCAATGCGTGTTCCAGGACTGGAAGAACGGCGCCTGGAAAATCATCAGCTTCCACGCCAAGCGCGCGCGCGGGCTGATGGCGCGCTACGCGATCCAGCATAAGGTTGCCAAGCCGGAAGGGTTGCAGGGCTTTGACCTGGAAGGCTACGCCTACGACGCATCTGTTTCAACGGAAGACAAGCTGGTGTTCCGTCGTAAGGTGGGGTGA
- a CDS encoding threonine ammonia-lyase, giving the protein MIDIVSIQTARDNLRGQVLKTPFTLSRTLSDIFGAEIWLKFENLQFTASFKERGSLNRMLTLSADERAKGVIAVSAGNHAQGVAYHAQRMGVPAVIVMPRFTPTVKVANTRRFGAEVVLAGDSFDDAKAHGYELAQARGLIMIHPYDDEAVISGQGTVALEMLEDQPQLDMLVIAIGGGGLMSGVATAAKALKPGIEIVGVQTERFPSMYAAVKGVAMPQGQYTIAEGIAVKSPGALTQPIVAKLVDHIELVSESDIEHAIVVLLEIEKTVVEGAGAAGLAALLRAQEAGSDRFKGKRIGLVLTGGNIDPLMLGELIERGMVRAGRLARIRVDLRDLPGALAHATKLIADAQANITEVHHQRAFTSLPVRNVEVDFVLQTRGPEHILEVIDVLNAAGFAASNHDH; this is encoded by the coding sequence GTGATCGATATCGTTTCCATCCAGACCGCCCGCGACAACCTGCGCGGCCAGGTGCTGAAGACCCCCTTTACCCTGTCGCGCACGCTGTCCGACATCTTCGGCGCCGAGATCTGGCTGAAGTTCGAGAACCTGCAGTTCACGGCATCGTTCAAGGAACGCGGCTCCCTGAACCGCATGCTGACCCTGTCGGCCGACGAGCGCGCCAAGGGCGTGATCGCGGTGTCGGCTGGCAACCACGCCCAAGGCGTGGCCTACCATGCGCAGCGCATGGGCGTGCCCGCGGTGATCGTGATGCCGCGCTTCACGCCCACGGTCAAGGTGGCCAACACGCGCCGTTTCGGCGCCGAAGTGGTGCTGGCCGGCGATTCCTTTGACGATGCCAAGGCACATGGCTACGAACTTGCCCAGGCGCGTGGCCTGATCATGATCCATCCCTACGATGACGAGGCCGTCATTTCAGGGCAGGGCACCGTAGCGCTTGAAATGCTGGAAGATCAGCCGCAGCTCGATATGCTGGTGATCGCCATCGGCGGCGGCGGTTTGATGTCAGGGGTTGCCACGGCGGCCAAGGCCTTGAAACCGGGCATCGAGATCGTGGGGGTGCAGACTGAACGCTTTCCGTCCATGTACGCGGCCGTCAAGGGCGTGGCCATGCCGCAGGGGCAATACACCATCGCGGAAGGCATTGCGGTGAAGTCGCCCGGCGCGCTGACGCAGCCCATCGTCGCCAAGCTGGTCGACCATATTGAACTGGTCAGCGAAAGCGACATCGAGCACGCTATCGTCGTGCTGCTGGAGATTGAGAAGACCGTGGTTGAAGGCGCGGGCGCCGCGGGGCTGGCCGCGCTGCTGCGCGCGCAGGAAGCGGGCAGCGACCGGTTCAAGGGCAAGCGCATCGGCCTGGTGCTGACCGGCGGCAATATCGACCCGCTGATGCTGGGCGAACTGATCGAACGCGGCATGGTGCGCGCCGGCCGCCTGGCCCGCATCCGCGTGGACCTGCGTGACCTGCCCGGCGCGCTGGCGCATGCCACCAAGCTCATCGCCGATGCCCAGGCGAACATCACCGAAGTGCACCATCAGCGCGCCTTCACGTCGCTGCCGGTACGCAACGTTGAAGTGGACTTCGTGCTGCAAACGCGCGGGCCGGAACATATTCTTGAAGTGATCGACGTGCTGAACGCCGCGGGCTTCGCGGCCAGCAACCATGACCACTGA
- the pnp gene encoding polyribonucleotide nucleotidyltransferase: protein MFNKVTKSFQYGQHTVVLETGEIARQASGAVVVSIEDTVVLATVVASKKAKPGQTFFPLTVDYIEKTYAAGRIPGGFFKREGKPSEKETLTSRLIDRPLRPLFPEDFYNEVQVVIHTLSVNPEIDPDMAAMIGASAALAISGIPFNGPIGAARVGYIDGQYVLNPTASQLKSSKLDLVVAGTENAVLMVESEAQQLSEEIMLGGVVFGHEQMQSVINAIHELVKDAGKPEWDWQAPAKDEALIAAVTAAAQDGLNAAYQIRDKQARTAKLREVSADVSAKLAAAAAEKGEPLPDAVTVDNIMFSLESAIVRGQILNGEPRIDGRDTRTVRPISVRLGVLPRAHGSALFTRGETQALVVATLGTKQDEQIIDALMGEYRDRFMMHYNMPPFATGETGRIGVPKRREIGHGRLAKRALIPLLPAPEDFQYSIRIVSEITESNGSSSMASVCGGSLAMMDAGVPVKDHVAGVAMGLILDGGKFAVLTDILGDEDHLGDMDFKVAGTENGVTALQMDIKIQGITKEIMQVALAQAREGRLHILTKMKEALDGSRGELSAFAPRMLTIKINPEKIRDVIGKGGATIRALTEETGTQIDISDDGTIVIASVDEAQAKEAQRRIVELTADVEVGQMYEGSVLRLLDFGAIVQVLPGRDGLLHISEIANYRIANINDVLKVGQQVRVKVIEADDKGRLRLSIKAIGGIEAQQPAAAPDAAPQSEPQAE from the coding sequence ATGTTCAACAAAGTGACAAAATCGTTCCAGTACGGCCAGCACACGGTCGTCCTGGAAACTGGCGAGATCGCTCGCCAGGCCTCCGGCGCCGTTGTGGTGTCGATCGAGGACACCGTTGTCCTGGCCACCGTTGTGGCCTCCAAGAAGGCCAAGCCGGGTCAAACGTTTTTCCCGCTGACCGTCGACTACATCGAGAAGACCTACGCCGCCGGCCGTATTCCGGGTGGGTTCTTCAAGCGTGAAGGCAAGCCCTCCGAAAAGGAAACGCTGACCTCGCGCCTGATCGACCGTCCGCTGCGCCCGCTGTTCCCGGAAGACTTCTACAACGAAGTCCAGGTGGTCATCCACACGCTGTCGGTCAACCCCGAGATTGATCCCGACATGGCCGCCATGATCGGCGCCTCGGCCGCACTGGCCATTTCGGGCATCCCGTTCAACGGCCCGATCGGCGCCGCGCGCGTGGGCTACATCGACGGCCAATACGTCCTGAACCCGACCGCGTCGCAACTGAAGTCGTCCAAGCTGGACCTGGTGGTTGCCGGTACGGAAAACGCCGTACTGATGGTGGAATCGGAAGCCCAACAGCTTTCCGAGGAAATCATGCTGGGCGGCGTGGTGTTTGGCCACGAGCAGATGCAGTCCGTCATCAACGCCATTCACGAACTGGTCAAGGATGCCGGCAAGCCCGAATGGGATTGGCAAGCGCCCGCCAAGGATGAAGCCCTGATCGCCGCCGTGACCGCGGCTGCCCAGGATGGCCTGAACGCCGCCTACCAGATCCGCGACAAGCAGGCCCGCACCGCCAAGCTGCGCGAAGTGTCGGCCGACGTGTCGGCCAAGCTGGCTGCCGCCGCCGCTGAAAAGGGCGAGCCGCTGCCTGACGCCGTGACCGTCGACAACATCATGTTCTCGCTGGAATCGGCCATCGTTCGCGGTCAGATCCTGAACGGCGAACCGCGTATCGACGGTCGCGACACCCGCACCGTTCGCCCCATCAGCGTGCGTCTGGGCGTGCTGCCCCGCGCACACGGCAGCGCGCTGTTCACCCGTGGTGAAACGCAGGCGTTGGTCGTGGCCACGCTGGGCACCAAGCAAGACGAGCAGATCATCGACGCGCTCATGGGTGAATACCGCGACCGCTTCATGATGCACTACAACATGCCTCCGTTCGCCACCGGCGAAACGGGCCGCATCGGTGTACCCAAGCGCCGCGAAATCGGTCACGGCCGTCTGGCCAAGCGCGCGCTGATCCCGCTGCTGCCGGCACCGGAAGATTTCCAGTATTCGATCCGCATCGTGTCGGAAATCACCGAGTCCAACGGCTCGTCGTCGATGGCTTCGGTCTGCGGCGGCTCGCTGGCCATGATGGACGCTGGCGTGCCGGTCAAGGATCACGTGGCCGGCGTGGCCATGGGTCTGATCCTGGACGGCGGCAAGTTCGCCGTGCTGACCGACATTCTGGGTGACGAAGACCACCTGGGCGACATGGACTTCAAGGTTGCGGGCACCGAAAACGGCGTCACCGCACTGCAGATGGACATCAAGATCCAGGGCATCACCAAGGAAATCATGCAAGTGGCGCTGGCGCAAGCCCGCGAAGGCCGCCTGCACATCCTGACCAAGATGAAGGAAGCGCTGGACGGTTCGCGTGGCGAGCTCTCGGCTTTCGCCCCGCGCATGCTGACCATCAAGATCAACCCCGAGAAGATCCGTGACGTGATCGGCAAGGGCGGCGCCACCATCCGCGCGCTGACCGAAGAAACCGGCACGCAGATCGACATCTCCGACGACGGCACGATCGTGATCGCCAGCGTTGACGAAGCGCAGGCCAAAGAAGCCCAGCGCCGCATCGTCGAACTGACGGCCGACGTTGAAGTGGGCCAGATGTACGAAGGCTCGGTCCTGCGTCTGCTGGACTTCGGCGCCATCGTGCAAGTGCTGCCGGGCCGCGACGGCCTGCTGCACATCTCGGAAATCGCCAACTACCGCATCGCGAACATCAACGATGTGCTGAAGGTCGGCCAGCAAGTCCGCGTCAAGGTCATCGAGGCCGACGACAAGGGCCGCCTGCGCCTGTCCATCAAGGCAATCGGCGGTATCGAAGCGCAGCAACCCGCTGCCGCTCCCGATGCAGCCCCCCAATCGGAACCGCAAGCTGAATAA
- a CDS encoding acetolactate synthase 3 catalytic subunit has product MEMNGADIVVRCLADEGVEHVFGYPGGAVLYIYDAIFKQDKFQHILVRHEQAAVHAADAYSRSSQKVGVCLVTSGPGVTNAVTGIATAYMDSIPMVIISGQVPTAAIGEDAFQECDTVGITRPCVKHNFLVRDVKDLAETMRRAFYIARTGRPGPVLVDIPKDITVAQCKYTPPKGEISMRSYAPVNKGHQGQIKKAVQMLLAAERPMIYTGGGVILSNAAPELNKLVSQLGAPCTSTLMGLGGYPASSGQFVGMPGMHGTYEANMAMQHCDVLLAIGARFDDRVIGNPKHFAQNARKIIHIDIDPSSISKRVRVDVPIVGNVKDVLADLSTQFEVAAAEHKPASITKWWEQVETWRGKECLKFANSDEVIKPQYVVEKLWEVTGGDAFVTSDVGQHQMWAAQYYKFDKPRRWINSGGLGTMGVGLPYAMGVQMANPGHDVAVITGEASIQMNIQELSTCHQYRLTPKIVCLNNRFLGMVRQWQQIDYGSRYSESYMDSLPDFVKVAEAYGHVGLRIERPADVEPALREAFGKHKERLVFLDFITDRTENVWPMVKAGRGLTEMLLGSEDL; this is encoded by the coding sequence ATGGAAATGAATGGCGCCGATATCGTCGTGCGCTGCCTGGCCGATGAGGGCGTGGAACACGTTTTCGGCTATCCCGGCGGCGCAGTGCTTTACATCTACGACGCGATCTTCAAGCAAGACAAATTTCAGCATATCCTGGTTCGTCACGAGCAAGCCGCCGTGCACGCCGCCGATGCCTATTCGCGCTCGTCGCAAAAGGTTGGCGTCTGCCTTGTGACCAGCGGCCCGGGCGTGACCAATGCCGTCACCGGCATCGCCACCGCCTATATGGATTCCATCCCCATGGTCATCATCAGCGGGCAAGTGCCCACTGCGGCCATCGGCGAAGATGCGTTCCAGGAATGCGACACCGTCGGCATCACGCGCCCCTGCGTCAAGCACAACTTCCTGGTGCGTGACGTCAAGGATCTGGCCGAAACGATGCGCCGCGCGTTCTACATCGCGCGCACGGGCCGCCCCGGCCCGGTGCTGGTCGATATCCCCAAGGACATCACCGTCGCGCAGTGCAAGTACACGCCGCCCAAGGGCGAGATCTCGATGCGTTCCTACGCGCCCGTCAACAAGGGCCACCAGGGGCAAATCAAGAAAGCCGTGCAGATGCTGCTGGCCGCCGAACGGCCCATGATCTACACCGGTGGCGGGGTCATCCTGTCGAACGCCGCGCCCGAGCTCAACAAGCTGGTGTCGCAACTGGGCGCGCCCTGCACCAGCACCCTGATGGGTCTGGGCGGCTACCCGGCCAGCAGCGGCCAGTTCGTGGGCATGCCCGGCATGCACGGCACCTACGAAGCCAATATGGCGATGCAGCACTGTGACGTGCTGCTGGCCATTGGCGCGCGTTTCGATGACCGCGTGATCGGCAACCCCAAGCACTTCGCGCAGAACGCCCGCAAGATCATCCATATCGATATCGACCCGTCGTCGATCTCCAAGCGCGTGCGCGTGGACGTCCCGATCGTCGGCAACGTCAAGGATGTGCTGGCCGACCTGTCCACCCAATTCGAAGTGGCGGCCGCCGAGCACAAGCCCGCGTCCATCACCAAGTGGTGGGAGCAGGTCGAGACCTGGCGCGGCAAGGAATGCCTGAAGTTCGCCAATTCGGACGAAGTCATCAAGCCGCAGTACGTGGTGGAAAAGCTCTGGGAAGTGACGGGCGGCGACGCTTTCGTCACGTCCGACGTGGGCCAGCACCAGATGTGGGCGGCCCAGTACTACAAGTTTGACAAGCCGCGCCGCTGGATCAACTCCGGTGGCCTGGGCACCATGGGTGTGGGGCTGCCGTACGCCATGGGCGTGCAGATGGCCAACCCTGGGCACGACGTCGCCGTCATCACCGGCGAAGCGTCGATCCAGATGAACATCCAGGAACTGTCGACCTGCCATCAATACCGCCTGACGCCCAAGATCGTCTGCCTGAACAACCGTTTTCTGGGCATGGTCCGGCAATGGCAGCAGATCGATTACGGCTCGCGCTATTCCGAGTCCTACATGGATTCGCTGCCCGACTTCGTCAAGGTGGCCGAAGCCTACGGCCATGTGGGTCTGCGCATTGAGCGTCCGGCGGATGTCGAACCCGCGCTGCGCGAAGCCTTTGGCAAGCACAAGGAACGCCTGGTCTTTCTGGACTTCATCACCGACCGCACTGAAAACGTGTGGCCGATGGTCAAGGCCGGCCGTGGGCTGACCGAAATGCTGCTTGGCTCTGAAGACCTGTAA